Part of the Spiribacter salinus M19-40 genome, GTGATGTGCCGGTCGTCGGTGATGACCCAGCGAGCCGGGCGCAGCCCGTTGCGATCCAGTGCACAGGCGGCATGGCGGCCGTCAGTGAGCACGATGCCCGCAGGGCCATCCCAGGGCTCGATGTGCTGGGAGTGGAATTCATAGAACGCCCGCAGGTCGGCATCCATGGTTTCCACGTTCTGCCAGGCCGGCGGAATGAGCAGCCGCAGTGCTCGGAAGATGTCCATGCCGCCAGTGATGAGCACATCCAGCATGTTGTCGAGACTCGAAGAGTCGGAGCCGGTGAGATTAACCAACGGCTGAATGGCCTCGATGTCGGGCAGCAGTGGCGTATTGAAACGGTACGCCCGGGCCATGGCCCAGTTCCGATTGCCCTGGATCGTGTTGATCTCGCCGTTGTGCGCGAGATAGCGGAATGGCTGGGCCAGTCGCCACTGCGGCAGCGTGTTCGTGGAGAAGCGCTGATGGAAGACGGCAAGTGACGTCTCGAGCCGCTCGTCCTGCAGGTCCTGGTAGAACACCGGCAGGTTCTCCGGCATGACCAGCCCCTTGTAGGACAGGACACGGCTGGAGAGGCTCGGTATATAGAAGTCCTCGTCCACGCCCTCGCGGGCCTTTTCGGCCTGACGGCGCGCCATGAACAGGCGCCGCTCGAATTCCGCCTCTTCCATGTCGGCAGGCGCGTTGACAAAGACTTGTTCGATCGCGGGCAGCGTGGCCAGTGCCTGCGCGCCGCAGGCGCTGGTATCCACCGGCACAGCCCGCCACCCGGCAGCGGGCACTTCGTAGTGCGCCAGAGCCGCCTCAATCGCGCCCCGTGTGGCCTGCGCGGTTGCCTCGTCGTGGGCCAGGAAGACGCAGCCGGTCGCGAAGTGATCCGCGAGGGTGATGCCCTGCTCGGCGGCCGCTGCGCGCAGGAAATCGACGGGTGGTTTGATCAGCAATCCGCAGCCATCACCGCTCTTGCCGTCGGCGGCAACCGCACCCCGGTGCGTCAGCCGGGCGAGCGCCGAGATGGCCGTATCCAGCAGCCAGTGACTGGGTTGGCCGTCCATGTGCGCGATCAGGCCGAAGCCGCAGTTGTCACGCTCGAACTCGGGTCGGTAAAGCGTCGGACGGGTAAACGGTAGCTGCCTCACGCGAACGGCCTCTCTGGTTGGGTTCGGGGAGCGGGTCACGCCAGCCAGGCGCCGTCGAATCGACAGTGCCTTCTCTCCTGAACTGGTGCGGGAATCCCGGGGGTCAGGCCCTCGGTTGGCCCGCTCCCGTTTCATAGGGCAAATGGCCGACTAATATAGCGGCCATGGGTTTTTTCGGCAACTTCAGGTGAGGCGTTTCGGGCTGAGAAGGCGCTCGTGTTCATCCAGTGCGAAGCGATCCGTCATGCCGGCAATGTAATCGGCCACAACGCGGGCACGCCCCCGCAGCCCGCGCGCGGACTCGCGGGCCTCGGCGGCCTCCCGAAACTGCGGGGGAAGCAACTGGGTATCACTCATCAATGTTTCGAACAGGGCCTCGATGACGCGGGCGGCCTTGGTGGTCATGCGATGGACCCGGTAGTGCCGATACAGGCGCTCGTGGAGGTGTTGCTTCAGCGTCCAGTGCTGGGCATGCATTGCCTCGCTGAAACCGATCAGGGGGTGGCTCAATGCTCGAGCGGCGTCCGGATCTTCGGGGCTGGCCGCGTCAATGTTTGCCTGGCTGGTTTCGATCAGGTCATGGACCTGGTCAGCGATGAGGTCGCGCACGATGCGATAGACCAGGCGACGACCCCTCAGTCCAGGGTGGCTCGTGCTGGCGCGGTGATGCAGGCCGGCAATCCAGTCCAGCGCCAGCAGTTCGTCGAGGTCAAGCAACCCCGCGCGCAGTCCGTCGTCCACGTCGTGGCTGTTATAGGCAATTTCATCGGCGATATTGGTGAGCTGGGCCTCCAGTGAAGGCTGTGTACCGTCCAGGAAACGCCGCCCAACATCACCCAGGCGTTTGGCCTGCTCGGTCGGGCAGCGTTTCACCAGACCCTCGCGTGCTTCGAACGTCAGATTGAGCCCGTCAAAGTTCGGATAGCGTCCTTCCAACAGGTCAACGACACGCAGCGACTGGAGGTTGTGCTCAAAGCCACCATACGGGGTCATGCAGGCATCGAGGGCCTCCTGACCAGCGTGGCCAAATGGGGTATGGCCGAGATCGTGGGCAAGGGCAATCGCTTCGGTTAGATCTTCGTTCAGGCCCATTGCGCGGGCGAGGGTGCGGGCAACTTGTGCCACCTCCAGGCTGTGCGTCAGCCGGGTTCGAAACAAATCCCCCTCGTGGTTAACGAAAACTTGCGTTTTGTATTCGAGGCGCCGAAACGCGGCACTGTGGATGATCCGGTCGCGATCGCGCTGGAAATCGTTACGCAAATCGGACGCGTCTTCCGGCACGCGTCGGCCGCGCCCTTGTGAGGGGCGGGAAGCGAAGGGCGCCAGGCCCAATGGGTCGCCGCCGGCGCTAACCATGATCCGTGCTCGCCAGTGTGGCCTCTAGGGCAGCGGCAGGGTAATCCGCCGTGACAATGGCATCACCCAGGCCACGCAGAAGGACCAGACGCAGGGCGCCGCCGCGGTTTTTCTTGTCGCGTGCCATGAACTCGCGAAAGCGCGCTGACCCAATCCCGCCCGGGGCGCGCGTGGGCAGCCCCGTGCGCTCAACTAAGGTCTCGGCGCGCTGGCGCTCGTCTGGGCTGAGCCATCCGGCGCGCTCGGAGAGCGCAGCGGCCATGCACAGGCCAGCGCCAATCGCTTCGCCATGCAGCCACTCGCCATAGCCCAGCGCCGCCTCGATGGCATGGCCGAAGGTATGCCCCAGGTTGAGCAGGGCACGCTGGCCAGATTCCCGCTCATCGGCGGCGACAATGGCGGCCTTGTTCTGACACGCGCGCTCCACGACGAAACTCAGCGCTTCCGGGTCCCGGGCCATGACGGCCTCGAGATTGGCCTCCAGCCAGTCAAGGAATTCGCGATCGCCCAACAGGGCGTATTTGATGACCTCGGCCATGCCCGCTAGGAATTCACGATCCGGCAGCGTTTCAAGCACATCGAGGTCAGCGAGGACAGCCCGTGGTTGATGGAAGGCACCGATCATGTTCTTGCCGCGGGGGTGATTGACCCCGGTCTTGCCGCCGACGGATGAGTCCACCATGGCCAGCAACGTGGTCGGGATCTGGATGAAATCAACGCCGCGTTGGTAGGTTGCCGCGACAAATCCTGCCAGATCGCCAATCACACCCCCACCGAGGGCGACGACCTGGCAGTCCCGGTCAAAGCCATTGACCAGCATTTCATCGAACACCGGCAGCATCGACTCGAGGCGCTTTTCCTGTTCGCCATCGCGGAGCGTGACCGCTGCGAACTGGCGATCCTTCAGAGCCGCCTGGAGGTGTGCCAGATACAGTGGTGCGACGACTTCATTGCTGATCACAACGACCTGCCGCGCCTTAATGGCCGCCTGTAACCGAGCGGGTTGTGCGAGCAGGCCTCGACCGATGTCGATGGTGTACTGCCGCTCACCCAGCGCGACGGTGACCTGTCGGGTTGCCTCAGCCATTGTCTGTCAGTCCTGTGTCTTGCACGCGCTCGGCCAGAAGGCGCGCGAGTCGATCCGGGTTGCCATCTTCCGTGTCGATGGTGATGTCGGCAAGCGCTTCATAGATGGGCCCACGTTCGGTCAGAAGCGCCTCCAGGCGGCCCCGTGGGTCGTTACCCTGCAAGAGAGGGCGGTCACTCTGGCGTGTCCGGGCAAGCTGGGTATCCACCCGAGCGCGCAGATAGATCACCACACCGCGCGCGGACAGGTTGAGCTGACTGGTCTCATTGAGTACCGCGCCGCCGCCGGTGGCGAGACAAATGCGTGGCTGTTCGGTCAGCTCGGCCAGCAGATCGGCCTCACGGCGACGAAATCCCGCTTCGCCTTCGATGTCGAAAATACGCGGGATATCGACACCGGTCCGAGCTTCAAGCGCGGCATCCAAATCCACAAAGCTCAGGCCCAGTTGTTCTGCCAGGCGTCGGCCGATGGTGCTTTTCCCCGCGCCCATCGGCCCGATCAGGAAGATTCGATCCACATGACTCATGGGGATGATTCTACCGCGTTTGCCATCGCTGCCGGGTTCTCGAGAATGCGGGGTGTCACAAAGACCAGCAGCTCGCTGCGGTCGTCCACGCGCACGCGGCGCTGGAATAGCCCACCCACACCGGGCAGATCAGCGAGGATGGGTACCCGCCGCAGGCCCGTACGCCGGGTTTGTTCAAAAACGCCGCCGAGGACAACGGTCTCACCATCGGCGACCAAAACGTTGGTGCGCACCGACTGGGTATTGATCGCCGGGCCGTCGGGCGTCTCCTCACCGCGGCTATCCTGATTAACGGCGAGGGCGAGCTGGATGTGGTTATCCGGCGTGATCTGTGGTGTAACGACCAGGCCCAGCACCGCCTCGCGAAACGCGATGCTGGTCGCTCCGCTGGAGGTCGCCTGTTCAAACGGGATCTGGACACCCTGCTTGATTTCGGCGCGTTGATGGCTCGCGGTTACCACCCGCGGACTGGAGACAATTTCTCCCCGGTTCTCGCTCTCCATGGCGGAGAGCTCGAGTTGCAAGAGATAGCTGCCAACCTTGCCAATGGCGATACCGGCTGAGCCGGCGGCGTTGCCGGCAGGTAGATCCACCAGTAGGCCGTCGGCATCGCGCGTGCCACCCAGCTGGAAGGTGATGTCACCGAAACTTTTCTCGCGGCGGGCGCCGAAGCGCACGCCCAGTTCATCGCTGAAATCGTCGCTGGCAATCACGATTCGGGCCTCGATCAACACCTGACGGACTGGAATATCCAGGCGCTTGATCAGGGCCTGCGCCGCGGCAAGCTGTGCTGGACTGCCGGTGACCACCAGGGTGTTGGTTCGGGTGTCGACGCGGGCGCTCTCGGCGTCGATCAACGGGAGCAGGCTGTCGCCCTGCGCGTATTTCAGCGGAATAAAGCGGGTGAGGGCGTCGTTGCCCACAGGGGCTGGGGTGTCGGCCGCGCCGGTGTCTGGCGTGTTCTCCAGGGCCTCGATTTGCTCTAGGAGCTCCTCGAGTGCCATGTCACGGACATCAATGCGCATGGGCTCATCCGCCAGGGCAGTCGATACCCCGACAAGGCTCATCAGCACGAGCAGGTAGCCGGCCATCCGTTGGGTCAGCGATCTGGGCAGGGCCATGGGCATGCTCCTGAGGACTGGCGCTTCCTAAGCGGAAGGTTGATGGGTGAAGTGCCCGGTTCGGCGCCGGCTGAGCGAACCGCTGTGAGTCTCAGCGACGTCGCCCCGATCTGATCGACCTGCAGGCGTGGGGCATTCGGCGTTGTTGGCGTGATCCGGTCACCGGTCTGTAGCCGGTGGATCTGGCCATTGAGGTCGCGGATCAGTGCCCAGATGCGGCTGCCGTGAGTGATCCGGCCCAGATAATGCGGCCATGACGCCGCCTGGGGCGTGTTTTGGTCCTCAGCGCTCGCAAAGGGGTTTTGCGCAAGGGCGTCCGAGCGAGTGACTTTCTGCTGATCCGGCACCGGTGGTTGGATTAGTGAGGGCACTGTCGTGTCGATTGGTCGCCAGTGCGCGGCGAGGTCAGCGCGCAAGCGCACCCCTTCATGCACGTCCTGTTGATTGACGGGCTCTAGATCGAATCGCCTGAGAGTGATAAGGCGCGGTTGATGGGAGAGTTGCAGCAAAAAATCCACGATGCCGGCCCAGCTCCCCTGGAGCGTGGCGCTGATCGGTACGTACGGATCTTCAGCGTTTGTGACGGCGATGTTGGGCGCGAAGCGTTCGATGACGAGCTCCGCCTCACGGGCCTCTGTGGCGAGGGCGGCCAATGTTGCCGACGGGTCTGGCTCGCCGGGCAAAAAGACCGGGCTGTCGGCCAGACGTGCCTGCAGCTGCGCATAGGTCTCGTTCAGGGTTGGGCCGCTGGCGAGGCGGTCACGCTGAGCCTCCAGCGTTTCGGTGAGATCACGGGTCTGGAGGCGGGCATCGGCCAGAGTCGTGCGTGCGGGTTCGAATAGCCACCAGGATCCAGCCAGCAGCCCGGCGGCCAGTGCGCCCAGTCCACACAGCGCCATCGTGAGACGGCTTCGCGGGGGTTGCGGCTGTGTTATCGCCATTGTGCCTCAGCGACCAGTTCGAAATGCCGGCGTGTGGTGGAGCGGGCCGGTCCGCTATGGAGCGTTGTGATGCGGGCTGAGGTGAAGGTTTTCGATGCCGCGAGGGCCCTGGTGTAGGCGGTCAAGGCGTCCGATGATCCTGTCTTGCCGGCGATGGTGAGGCCCTTGTCGGTGCTGGAGAGACGATCCAGGCTAACGGGACCGGGTCGTGCTGAGAGCGCCGTTTCGATGGCGGAGAAGCGCGCGTGACGGGTGGCTTCCAGCGTTTCGATGGCAGCGAGATGGTCCTCAAGGGCGCTCACGGCGATCTCCAGCCGATCCAGCTCGACCAGCGCAGTGGCACCCGCGTCAATTTCCCTCGCCAGCGGGTTGTGTCGCGCACGCTCGGCATTGATCTGCCCCTCAAGGGCTCGGGTCGCCATGAACATCACGGCCAGGCCGATCCCAGCCAGTGTCCCCATCTGCATCAGAAAACGCCGCTTCAGTCGACGGTCCTGGCGCGCCCGCCAATCGAGCAGGTTAACGCCAGTGGGCATCGGGATCTCCGGCGTGGAGGGCAAGACCTGTCGCGGTGCTCAGCCGATTGCTGGCGCGATTCAATGCGGCGTGATCCACGTGTTGCGACGGCGTCACCCGAGTGAGTGGGTCGAGCATGGTAACGGCGAGCTTCAGGGAGTCGGTGAGGGTCTCGCACAGTGACGAGTGAGCCCGGCCCCCTGTGATGTGCAGGCCATCCAGCGGCCGCGCATCGTGGCTGCCTTGATAGACAGCAACGGCGCGTCTACAGGCGACGATCCACTGCTCGGCGTCGGTGATATCGTCGAATGCCTGCGATTGTCGATGAACGGGCTCCTCATCGGCGATTACACTAAAGCGTAAGGACTGCTGACCGGCATCGAGCAGGCCAATGGTTTGCGATGCCGGTGCCTGCGGTAGACGACGGTGAAGGCGTGCCAGTGCATGGTCTTCGATATCCACGAGCGTGCCGTGCAGGCCTGCCGCGCGCAGCAGGGCCAGGCGCTGATCGATGAGCTTCCGGCGTGTGGCCACCAGCAGTACATCGACCTCGCTGTTGACCGTGGCTGGGTCGGACGCGACTCGAAAATCGGTGTAGAGGGTGTGGCGAGGTTGATGGAGCAGCTCATCCAGCGCCAAAGCAACATGCCCAGCCATGGCCCGGTCAGTGAGACCGGCTGGGACACGCAGATACCGTGAGATCGCTGCGGCGGCAGGAATGGCCAGCGCGATTTGGCGAGTGTGCGGGCTCGCCTGGCGCACGGCTTTGCGCAGGCTGGGCGCCAGCGCTTTCGGGTCCGTGAGCTCGCCCTCCCGGATCGCCGCGGCTGGCAGAGGCACCAGACTGAATCCAGTCAGCCGCGGAGGCTGATGGGAGGGGTCAAGCGCGACGGCCTTGATGGCCGTCGCACCCAGGTCGACACCGACAACGCGGCGCTGGCCCCAGTGAGGTAATTTCGGCATCCAACGAAGCGGGCCGGTGGTATACTGCCGGGGTATCGGTTTCCCATGAGCAAGGGCTTTAATGTCACGTATCATCAGGCGCTTCCTGCAGTTTCTGACCGGCCTCGCGGCGCTTGCCCTTCTCGGATTCGGCGGACTTATCGTGGCTTACATTGCCCTCGCGCCGACGCTGCCGAGCGTCGAAGAGGTCCGTAACGTTGAGCTTCAGGTGCCGTTGCGCGTTTACACCGCCGATGGCCAGCTCATCGATGAGTTCGGTGAGATGTGGCGGACCCCGGTTGAGCTCGAAGCGGTCCCGGAGACCCTTAAGCAGGCCTTTATTGCGGCCGAAGATCGGCGCTATCGGGAACACCCAGGGGTAGATTATCAAGGGCTGACGCGGGCGGTTTGGTACCTGGTTCGCACTGGTGAAAAAGGCCCTGGCGGCAGCACAATCACGATGCAGCTCGCCCGCAATCTCTTTCTCACTTCGGAGCGGACCTATCTGCGCAAGCTGCGCGAGATCTTTCTCGCCCTGCGCATCGAGCGGCAGCTCGACAAGGATACGATCCTCGAGCTCTACCTGAATAAGATCTATCTGGGCCAGCGCGCCTATGGTGTGGCGGCGGCAGCCGATGTCTATTACGGACGACCGCTCGCCGAGCTGACCCTGGCGCAGCAGGCGATGATTGCGGGACTGCCCAAGGCACCGTCGGCCTGGAATCCGATTGCCGATGCGGAACGCGCCAGGGAGCGTCGTGCCTATGTGCTCGAGCGCATGCTGGATACCGGCTATATCGATCAGGCCCGCTATGACCTGGCCATGGCCGCGCCGCTGACGGCTGAGCGCCATCGTCGTGAGCGTGAGGCCTCTGCACCCTATGTCGCCGAGATGGCTCGGGACTGGGCAACCGACCGATACGGACGGGAGGAGGCGTACACCGGTGGCTATCAGGTGTTTACCACGATGACCGCGGAGCGGCAGGCGGATGCCCGCAAGGCGGTACGGCGGGGCCTGCATGAATATGACGAGCGACACGGCTATCGCGGGCCGTTGGATCGCCTCGACGTCCCAGCGCTAGATGAGGAAGCGGAGCCGCTATTTGAACGGCTGAGTGAATACCCGAGCCCGGGCGCGCTTGAAGTGGGCTATGTCAGCGGCGTTGGCGAGCAGAGCGCGACGATCCTGACCGCCACCGGTCAGACGATCGAGCTCAGCTGGTCGGGTATGCGCTGGGCTCGGGAGCAGCTGGGCCGCAACGCGATGGGCCCCAATCCTGAGACGGCGGATGACATTCTGAGCGAGGGCGACGTGGTCTATCTACGTCAGGCGGGTGGTGACTGGCGCCTTGCCCAAGTGCCAGAGCCGCAGGCCGGCCTGGTCTCTCTGTCGCCACAGGATGGCCGTATCGAGGCGATCGTGGGCGGCTATGATTTTTCGTTGAGTAAATTCAATCGGGCGCTGCAGGCGGAGCGCCAGCCTGGGTCTGCCTTCAAGCCGTTGGTCTACTCCGCGGCGCTTGAGAACGGACTAACGCCGGCGACCTTAATCAACGACTCGCCGGTGGTGTTTGCTGATGTCTCGCTGGAGGATGTCTGGCGTCCGGAAAATTACAGTGGCCGTGTCTTTGGCCCGACCCGGCTGCGCGAGGCGCTGATTAACTCTCGTAACCTTGTCTCGATTCGAGTGCTTCGACAGATCGGGGTGCAGGACGCGATCCGTCATATCGAAAAGCTCGGAATACCGGGCGATCAGCTGCCACGCAATCTCTCGCTTGCCCTTGGTTCGGGGGAGGTAACCCCCGTAGAGCTGGCCGGGGCCTACACCGCCTTTGCGAACGGCGGGTATGGCGTGACCCCGTATTTCATCGATCGGGTGGTTGAGAACGGCGAGGGGGTCATCTATCGGGCGTATCCGGATCGCGCAATCTCTGCCTCCGAGATGGCACCGGCGCGGCCTTCTGAGGTTGGTCCACAGCGCCCGGATGCGCGGCCCGCAGAGCGTGTCATCGATGAGCGCACAGCCTGGCAGATGCGCTCGATGCTTCAGGACGTGGTGCGTGAGGGGACGGGGCGCTCGGCCCTTCAATTGGGACGCGCGGATCTGGCGGGCAAGACGGGGACGACGAATGACCAGCAAGATGCCTGGTTCTCCGGGTTCGGCGGTGACCTGGTCACGACGGCCTGGGTCGGTTTTGACGAGCTGCAGACGCTTGGTCGGTATGAAACGGGTGGGCGGGCCGCACTGCCGGTCTGGATCCATTTCATGGGCGCCGCGCTGAAAGGCCGGCCAGAGACCGAATGGTCCCGGCCAGCAGGCCTCGTTACCGTGCGGATTGATCCTGAGACCGGCCAGCGCACCGATAGCGACGATGAGCAGGCCATCTTTGAGACCTTCCGAGAGGAGAATCTGCCCAAGCGTGGCACCGAGGCCGATGAAGAGGATGTCTCGGATGGCCGCAGCGGTGGTGATGGCACACCGATCTTCTAACAGGAGTGCAATGACCATGGCACGGGGTAAGGCGAGTCGTGACTCGCGCATGCGCGAGCGGCTCATTCAGGAAGCAGCCAAAATCATGGCGACCGAGGGCGTTGAGGATTTTTCGCTCGCCAAGCGCAAGGCGGCCTTCCACCTTGGGGCGCCGGGGACGACGAATTTGCCCCAGAATCGTGAGATTCAGGCGGCGCTGCAGGACTACCAGCGCCTGTTTGGCGGGGTGCGCCAGCAATCGGCGCTGCAGACCCTACGGGAGGCTGCGCTGGAGGCGATGACTTTCTTTGCGCCATTCAGACCGCGCCTGGCTGGATCCGTGCTGGATGGCACAGCTGGCCCGGAAAGTGCGGTCGACCTGCACTGTTTTGCCGATATCCCCGAGGACGTCGTGCTCTTTTTGCTTGATCAGGAGATCCCGTTCGAGACTGAAGAGCGCCGGATGCGTTTCGACGATGAGTACGCCTTCGTGCCCATGCACCGGTTCATGGCCGGCGACATTGAGATCAAATTAACCGTGTTTGATGAGCTGGCATTGCGCCATCCACCGCGCAGCCCGGTCGACGGCCGGCCGATGCGCCGGGCCAGTCGTGGCGCGGTGGAGGCGTTGATGGACGGCGACGCCTAGCGGCGACGGTGAAGCGGAACGTAATCGCGTCGGGCCGGGCCGGTATAAAGCTGGCGCGGCCGGCCGATACGCTGTTCCGGGTCGGAAAGCATCTCCATCCACTGCGCGATCCAGCCCGGTGTGCGGCCAATGGCGAAGAGGACCGTGAAGAATTCTTTCGGGATCCCGAGTGCCCGGTAAATAATCCCGGAGTAGAAGTCCACATTCGGGTAGAGCTTGCGCTCGACGAAGTAGTCATCAGCCAGGGCAATTTCCTCGAGCCGCATGGCGAGCTCGAGCTGTGGGTCGTTACCGACGCCGAGTTCGTCCAGAACTTCGTGGCAGGTCTTGCGAATGATCGTAGCGCGAGGGTCGTAGTTTTTATAAACCCGATGCCCGAAGCCCATCAGACGGAACGGGTCGTTCTTGTCTTTGGCTTTCTCAATGTATTTCGGTACCTGATCCACGGTGCCGATTTCGCTGAGCATGTTCAGCACCGCCTCATTGGCGCCGCCGTGAGCCGGCCCCCACAGTGCAGCACACCCTGAGCTGATGGCGGCAAACGGGTTGGCGCCCGTGCTGCCCGCCAATCGCACAGTCGAGGTGCTGGCGTTCTGTTCATGGTCGGCATGCAGGATCAGCAGCTGATCAAGCGCCCGTTCAGCGACTGGATTGATTTCAAAGTCTTCGCTCGGCCGTGCGAAGAGCATGTTCAGGAGGTTGCCCGTGTACGACAGTCGGTTGAGCGGATGCACAAAGGGCTCGCCGACCATGTGCTTGAACGCGGCCGCAGCAATCGTGGGCATCTTGGCGATAATCCGATAGGCGCACAGCAGCCGGTTATCCGGATCATTGATATCGATCGTGTCGTGATAGAACGCCGACAGGGAGCCGACAACGCCGGTGAGCATAGCCATCGGATGGGCGTTGTAGTGAAAGCCATTGAAAAAGATCCGCAGGCTTTCATTCACCATGGTGTGGTGGGTGATGGACGTTTCGAAATGCGCCAGCTCGGTTTTGGTCGGCAAATCACCGTGAATGAGCAGGCGGGCGACCTCGAGAAACGAGCTCTGCTCAGCGAGCTGTTCGATGGGGTAGCCACGGTAGAGCAGAATACCCTGATCACCATCGATGAAGGTGATGTCACTCTGGCAGCTGCCGGACGTGCTGTAGCCCGGGTCATAGGTGAAGTAGCCAAGCTCCGAGTGCAGCGTGCGAATGTCGATCAGATCGGGGCCATGTGTGCCGCTGCGGACGGGCATCTCGGCCTGCTTGCCAGTTGCGTTATCGTTAATGGTGACAGTTTTGTCGGCCATGGCTCGACTCCCTGGTGGCGCCAGAGACTGGCGGACTGTGGGGCATCGCTTAACACGGTGACGGGCGGAGTTACCGCTCCAGGGCCCGTCTCAGGCTGGGCAGGGCTTCAGCCCTTGCCGCCCTTCGCCATTGCGCCGTAACGACGCCGGAACTGATCCACCCGGCCGCCACTCGAGAGGACGCGCTGTTTGCCGGTGTAGAACGGGTGACTGGCGCTCGAGATCTCAACTTTTACAAGCGGATACTCTTTGCCGTCTTCCCATTTAATGGTCTCTCCCGTCTGCACGGTCGACCGCGTCAGAAAGGAGAAGTCCGAGGAGATGTCCTGAAACACAACCGGACGATATTCGGGGTGGATGTCTTTTTTCATGATGCTTCCCGACAGACTGGAAATCAGAGCGCGGTATCATAGGGCGTCGCCGCGATCTGTACAAGTGACTTGTTGCAATGCGTGCCGGCGCGGACGGTTGCTGTGAGGCTGGTGCACGTTGCTCGCGAGCGGTAGGATCACGACTTTCGCGGGCTTACCGAACGGGATCGATCGATGTACACCGGCCTCAAACATCTCCACACCACCGTAGCGACACTCACCATCCTGCTGTTCCTGCTCAAAGGGTTCTGGCTGGTGACCGGGTCGGCCATGCTTGAAAAGCGCTGGGCGAAGATCGCGCCCCATGTTGTCAATGGCCTGCTGCTGATTACGGCACTGGGGACGGCGTGGATTGGTTGGAACTGGCCGCTTGTGCCACACGGCTGGATTACCGCCAAGGCGATTGCATTGGTGGCCTACATTGCGCTTGGCATTATTGCCGTCAAACCGGGGCGCCCGGTCGCGGTGCGGGTTCTGGCCTTTGCGGGTGCCGTGGCCGTCTACGGCTACATCGTTATGGTGGCACTCTGGAAGCAGCCCCTCCCGGTCTGACTGGTCACCGGATCGCCGTTGGCCGCGGTGCTAGTCATCATCCCGCCGGGGGGTCAGAACCGGACCGTCGGTGGTGACTTCAAGATGGCACTCGATGGGCCGGCAGCAGACGATGCAATCCTCGATGTAGTCCTGATCGCCCGCCGAGGTGTCAACCAGCGTGGTGAATGCCTCGCCGCAGTACGGGCAGGTGATCGTCAGCTCATCCATCCGTTGACATCGTCATGAAAACGCC contains:
- a CDS encoding penicillin-binding protein 1A: MSRIIRRFLQFLTGLAALALLGFGGLIVAYIALAPTLPSVEEVRNVELQVPLRVYTADGQLIDEFGEMWRTPVELEAVPETLKQAFIAAEDRRYREHPGVDYQGLTRAVWYLVRTGEKGPGGSTITMQLARNLFLTSERTYLRKLREIFLALRIERQLDKDTILELYLNKIYLGQRAYGVAAAADVYYGRPLAELTLAQQAMIAGLPKAPSAWNPIADAERARERRAYVLERMLDTGYIDQARYDLAMAAPLTAERHRREREASAPYVAEMARDWATDRYGREEAYTGGYQVFTTMTAERQADARKAVRRGLHEYDERHGYRGPLDRLDVPALDEEAEPLFERLSEYPSPGALEVGYVSGVGEQSATILTATGQTIELSWSGMRWAREQLGRNAMGPNPETADDILSEGDVVYLRQAGGDWRLAQVPEPQAGLVSLSPQDGRIEAIVGGYDFSLSKFNRALQAERQPGSAFKPLVYSAALENGLTPATLINDSPVVFADVSLEDVWRPENYSGRVFGPTRLREALINSRNLVSIRVLRQIGVQDAIRHIEKLGIPGDQLPRNLSLALGSGEVTPVELAGAYTAFANGGYGVTPYFIDRVVENGEGVIYRAYPDRAISASEMAPARPSEVGPQRPDARPAERVIDERTAWQMRSMLQDVVREGTGRSALQLGRADLAGKTGTTNDQQDAWFSGFGGDLVTTAWVGFDELQTLGRYETGGRAALPVWIHFMGAALKGRPETEWSRPAGLVTVRIDPETGQRTDSDDEQAIFETFREENLPKRGTEADEEDVSDGRSGGDGTPIF
- a CDS encoding citrate synthase — translated: MADKTVTINDNATGKQAEMPVRSGTHGPDLIDIRTLHSELGYFTYDPGYSTSGSCQSDITFIDGDQGILLYRGYPIEQLAEQSSFLEVARLLIHGDLPTKTELAHFETSITHHTMVNESLRIFFNGFHYNAHPMAMLTGVVGSLSAFYHDTIDINDPDNRLLCAYRIIAKMPTIAAAAFKHMVGEPFVHPLNRLSYTGNLLNMLFARPSEDFEINPVAERALDQLLILHADHEQNASTSTVRLAGSTGANPFAAISSGCAALWGPAHGGANEAVLNMLSEIGTVDQVPKYIEKAKDKNDPFRLMGFGHRVYKNYDPRATIIRKTCHEVLDELGVGNDPQLELAMRLEEIALADDYFVERKLYPNVDFYSGIIYRALGIPKEFFTVLFAIGRTPGWIAQWMEMLSDPEQRIGRPRQLYTGPARRDYVPLHRRR
- a CDS encoding type B 50S ribosomal protein L31 — translated: MKKDIHPEYRPVVFQDISSDFSFLTRSTVQTGETIKWEDGKEYPLVKVEISSASHPFYTGKQRVLSSGGRVDQFRRRYGAMAKGGKG
- a CDS encoding SirB2 family protein, translating into MYTGLKHLHTTVATLTILLFLLKGFWLVTGSAMLEKRWAKIAPHVVNGLLLITALGTAWIGWNWPLVPHGWITAKAIALVAYIALGIIAVKPGRPVAVRVLAFAGAVAVYGYIVMVALWKQPLPV
- a CDS encoding CPXCG motif-containing cysteine-rich protein codes for the protein MDELTITCPYCGEAFTTLVDTSAGDQDYIEDCIVCCRPIECHLEVTTDGPVLTPRRDDD